Proteins co-encoded in one Cydia strobilella chromosome 14, ilCydStro3.1, whole genome shotgun sequence genomic window:
- the LOC134747389 gene encoding uncharacterized protein LOC134747389, which translates to MGRKRANRIYSMFHYEEEIKKSKCLMEGCNMFIKGNHAGNLLRHFNAQHELKYDEIVKLNNEDKENVPPSGSENAATVMQYCTELITVHGRPLSIVEDEAFEKILRLIPGLTQRDVNSINVKNVKENIKQQSHDVRFEITKQLNNKLVALKVDVASVKLRRFLGLNVQYISDGQIHLKNLSVLELHDRNTAQYLKENVVLILSRYGITPNQIFTITTDNGANMIRMVNELNDSAIQDSENEVEVTVGDESDDIVELQVQDEDSDMRKIIGIRCAAHCLQLAVKDACKDIEDFFEKCRKIVRKLRTPNMSLKLKEKNLPQAVLDTQTRWDSTADMLENLQKLKPFCMENMTMEENIWGQIDGYLDILLPCRILSKRLQTEQLTCGDFYLAWMRCHHQLSLVDDAFARQLESCMDERQAVLFVNEHFLAAIYLDPRVNFALNTNQATEARKFLTDIYMRIVKLKQHQGQSQPVPGTSETSEADTRASDSFEDYLRHQFAGNERINVQFTLENELIYKLVSFLQEPALPPNSNILEYWSLKKVSHPYLYNMAMVVLATPPTSVSVERLFSSLKFVLNNLRMRLNDSIIEDIMLIRNNNLYSK; encoded by the exons GGAAATCATGCTGGCAATTTGTTGCGGCATTTTAATGCGCAGCATGAACTAAAGTATGACGaaatagttaaattaaataacgaAGATAAAGAAAACGTTCCTCCAAGTGGCTCCGAAAATGCCGCCACTGTGATGCAATATTGCACAGAATTGATTACAGTGCATGGTCGCCCCCTCAGTATCGTGGAAGACGAGGCTTTCGAGAAAATTTTGAGGCTAATACCAGGGCTTACCCAGAGGGATGTCAACTCAATAaacgttaaaaatgttaaagaaaacataaaacaaCAATCCCATGATGTCCGGTTTGAGATAACTAAACAATTGAACAACAAGTTAGTGGCCCTGAAAGTTGATGTGGCGTCAGTGAAATTAAGAAGGTTCCTGGGGTTGAACGTCCAATATATCTCAG ATGGCCAAATACATCTCAAAAACCTAAGCGTCTTAGAATTGCACGACAGGAACACGGCTCAGTACCTTAAGGAAAATGTGGTATTGATCTTAAGTCGTTACGGCATTACGCCAAACCAAATTTTTACCATAACGACAGACAACGGGGCCAACATGATAAGGATGGTCAATGAATTGAACGACTCTGCAATTCAAGATTCTGAAAACGAAGTAGAAGTCACAGTGGGTGACGAGTCTGACGACATAGTAGAGCTTCAGGTGCAGGATGAAGACTCTGACATGAGAAAAATAATAGGAATTCGGTGTGCCGCTCACTGCCTACAGCTTGCGGTAAAAGATGCGTGCAAAGACATAGaggatttttttgaaaaatgtcgGAAAATTGTGAGGAAACTGCGAACGCCTAATATGTCTCTCAAGCTTAAAGAGAAGAATTTACCGCAAGCTGTCCTAGATACACAGACGAGATGGGACTCGACGGCTGACATGCTGGAAAACCTGCAAAAATTAAAACCGTTTTGCATGGAAAACATGACGATGGAAGAAAATATTTGGGGTCAAATAGACGGGTATTTGGATATCCTTCTGCCATGCAGAATTTTATCTAAACGCTTGCAAACGGAGCAATTGACTTGCGGCGATTTTTATTTGGCGTGGATGCGGTGCCACCACCAGCTCAGCCTGGTTGATGATGCATTTGCCCGCCAATTAGAATCTTGCATGGATGAACGACAAGCCGTTCTTTTTGTCAACGAGCATTTTTTGGCTGCCATATATTTAGACCCAAGAGTCAACTTCGCACTGAACACTAACCAAGCGACGGAGGCAAGAAAATTCTTAACAGATATTTACATGAGAATTGTTAAATTAAAGCAACACCAAGGACAATCCCAACCAGTGCCTGGAACTTCTGAAACTTCAGAGGCTGATACTAGAGCCAGTGATAGTTTTGAAGACTACCTGCGCCACCAATTCGCCGGAAATGAGCGGATAAATGTCCAATTCACTTTAGAAAATGAATTGATTTATAAATTGGTGAGTTTTTTGCAGGAACCAGCACTGCCGCCGAATTCTAACATTCTAGAATATTGGTCTTTGAAAAAAGTTTCTCATccgtatttatataatatggCCATGGTCGTACTGGCTACGCCACCGACCAGTGTTAGCGTAGAACGACTGTTTTCTTCGCTAAAATTTGTGCTAAACAATTTAAGAATGAGGTTAAATGACTCAATAATTGAGGACATTATGCTTATAAGGAACAATAATTTGTATTCAAAATAG